atctcgtgtgattagtggattaaatcctcagttgaggtaaatcaccttgtatagggtggactggagtagtttagttaacaacgaaccaggataaaaatacttgtgcaaattatttttatcttacgagtttttgaaactacacttattcaaaccccccctttctaagtgtttttctatccttcatacttCTCTTCCCCAAAGGTTTAGAGAAGAACATGGCATCCATCCCACAAGTCGGGTGATCTGCCTTAACAAACCCTAATgtttacatcttttcaatactcggcTTGCttactaaactaggttacaaagctttttatttataacctattcccaattggacttgggccttcaatcacaacttTATTTGCTGTTACGAATCAGCAGAAAAATTCTGTTAAAAGAAAGGTCTTtgaatcataagtttcctaaattgtctccataattagaaactacacaatcttcaatattctgacttgattctcttgacctttaaaactGCACCACATATGATTGTATAGTGTTTCATAGAATATTCTACATTAGTTAATTACATCTTGAGTCTTCCCATTCTAGCTCAGCAGGCGCAATGTCACTTGTTTCTGTATATGACATCCCACAGGACATGATGTCACAAcacatgtcgtgacattccatagaaTATCTTGTTGTTGCACCAGTTTTGTTcatttttatatttgcaagttctatacatcctattacatattgctgctactatattttagccaaacataaattcCAATCACATAAATCAAGGCATTAACACTATTTTTCTGAATGTTCGGATCTCATCGGGTATGCGTTTAACTTTAAGTTTTTTGTGTAACATTGAAATGTTTATTTACTCCATTTCTCTCTATTTTTCATGTTTGATGCTTTTGTGATCTTATGTTTGGTTATTCATGAATGTTTCTTTGGTTAAACTTTGAATTTGTTAAAGTTTGTCGAACATTTGCGAGGCTTAAAGACTGACAAAgggttctaatttttttttatagaaaagtcTAAAGAAACTGAAACTCTGATTGTGGTAGATTCCTTAAGAATTTGTTCATGAACTCTATATTATGTTATGTACGTATTTGTATTGTTTATGCAGACATAATCATGCTAGACAAAGTGATGGTTTTCAACAACAAGAAAGAGTTCATTGGATTAGGACCGGCCGGTTGTATAATCACTTTGGTTAACAAAAACGGTTTTCAGTTGAATTTGATTTTTCAGTTAGCTTTAATGTTTTAGTTGTTTGAAATATCATGATAAGAATTTGTGTATAAGTGataattttagttatttatatATTGAAGAAACTTGGAAGAAAATAAGCTATCAGAAGCCATTCCAATATAACTTGTGCATTATGAGAATAGTGTGCCCAAATTCAAGTATGTCGAAGAAACCTGGAAGAAAATAAGCTATATCAGGAGCTATTCCAATATAACTTCTTTTTATGTACTTTCCTTATGTTAATTTGAGTTTTTTTAGTTATGTTAATAATAAAGAAATACTttgtttcttaattttattttgggATATATGTAGAAATTTTGATTTAAAGGTATAAAAACATTCTTCTTTTCACGTGGAACATTTTCGAAGATTGCTACTGTTGCAATATACAATGGTGCTACCCATCTTTGTAGGATTctcatagaaaaatatttgacattttttaaaaaaatgattttgtttagaatgatgaaagagccattatcattacaaaatttttagttttcaaaatagtataacaacctaaaagatatttggaaaatttatgtaagccctccaaaaccctccttcaatataatttttgagttcccatattttatggggtttttggtgttatgaataaaattaaaccCTCTAAAACCTcctttctaaaatatttttattcttttcacctaattcttcctattttccaaggCTCTCCCCTCCCgttccctccaaactcccaaacatagcctaaagaaTTCATATCGGGTCCCACCAGTTTAATTTATAtactaatattttattcatattaaataaaatttaatttaaaataataatttaaattatataaactaaaattaatataaaataaataaaagagttaataggcatttacacccatgtaatgttagcgaattttgtttttTCTCCCTCCGTTGCCAAAGTCatgttttggcaacggtttttttcaaaaaaatcgttgccaaaacctACTTTTGGCAACgaaggggggaaaagcaaaatccgttaacattacaggggtgtaaatacctattaaccctaaataaaactcaaataaaatttaaaataataactaaaataaatctaaaatatatgatatataattaaaaagaataaaaataaataacatcatataattaatcaaatttaaatttcatcATCTTCGTGTCCAAAATGTTTTCAAATATGCTTAAATAGATCTCCTTGAAGTTGGCGATGAACTTGTTTTTCATGATGACTTGCTCTTCTTTGTAGTCTTGTTGCAAGATTCAGATGAGGACCGTTAAATGTTTCAATTGTTGAGTTGTTGTTATCTACATTATCATAAGAGTAATCAAAATCACCTCCATATGTGTCTTTCGTCTTCAACAATCATATTGTGCAATATGATGCAAGTATATATGGTATGCTTGAATATACCATTTTTAACTTGacatatttataggcaaatatgtaaacaaaaagaaaagaaaagagttgTTGTTGAACGACTAGtgcttttataaattttttaatcaatGCAATGGTAGCATTGCATTCCACTGATGCCCAACCTAGAGAAATCCAACTGTTCAACTTTTAAATGCTACACACTCCAGTTGGCAAACCAAACAAAAAATTATATCGTTGGAGTTGCTCTAAGTTGCTTAGAAGTACTTTCTTTATTTTGAAATTGATGTGAAGGTCTTAAATTGAAaatgttttttatatatattatattattcttTCATTTTAGTTCATTTAATACACTTCAAAATATTGAGGTTGCGTTGTTTTGACTTTATTTTTCTATTGTTTTAGCTTCTGCAGAAGTATGTAATGAATTTATGACTTACTCATTTGATTTTATCGTGCTGTTGATATACCTGTTGCATAAGAAGAAAGCTTAGGAAGATGATGAATATTCCATTAATGTTATATTCATTATATATTACTAGCGTCTAAACGGGCACTCTCGTGCCCGTTTATCCGCTTTTTTTAATGCGACAGCAGAGAAAGATAATTACGCGTatatttttatgagaattttattgtacatataattattaaaaatagagCTATAACACACAATTATATGAAATATATGGTTTAAATTTTATTGTTAACGCATGAAATAGTATTATATTGAGTTAACATCTCTCTTGTTTGTCCGCTTTTTAGTGTGCACATGTGAGATAGATATATagtatattttttgtttaattttcaatCATTTATGTAATAAAATTTGTGATATGTATTTGGATTTAGTATCTAGTAAATGTGAAACAAagttaatataattaaaagaaaaaatcatACGCACAGGCGATGTAAAACAATTTTATATGTTCAACCAAGAGTTTAATTGTTATGCTTTGCCAGGGTACAAATTTTTACACTAACAATGCATCACAACCactcaattatatattttttttaaaattaaaataaaagtcaaacacttTCAACAAATTAACGGTTGTGATTCACCGATGCTGTAAAATTTCTTTACACTGTCaatatattccaattaaattaaattcttcAACCAATTACCACCATGTACTCCCTCTCTCCCTCCCTCCCCCTCCCCCTCTCTCTCCCTCTTTCACATTTTGTAGTGTGTTTATATTGACCAAATACAAATAAATATCATTATGAAATAGAGAtactataaaaaaaacaaaaaatgacaATGGAGTAACAATTAATAGTACTTTTGTAACAAAATTAATACACAATTTCTAAAAACTGcaattaatttgaaaaataacAGAATCAGCCTAATATCACTaactatcatatatatatatatatatatatatatatatatatatatatatatatatagagaacaATGCTATATGGTACGAAGTATTTATTTAACGAATGGCAAGAATAATGATGTGTTAGATTTTTATTGGTGGGTCAACAAGTCACTGTTGACATCATGGGGATTGTGGCATTACAGTTACACTTCCTGGGTTTCGTCTAGCATTATTTTTCGTACCATAAAGcattttccatatatatatatatatatatatatatatatatatatatatatatatatatatatatatatatatatatatatatatatatatatatatatatatatatatatatatatatatatatatatatatatatatatatatatatatatatatatatatatagggccggCCCTGTGCATGTGCAGGAAGTGCTACAGCACAGGGCCCCAAATTTTAGGAGGCCCCAAATTTTTTTAAGgtccaatttttttaattaatattaattataataaataaaatgttataataaaaattcaataaatcaaaaaatgCTATAATTAAAACTCAGTACATACAAAAATTAAGataaatcaaaactcaaaataattataattaaatatattattgattaatacataaatgtaattttcatgtgtcttttttaattattataattgtatttatattttaaatttgggcccatttttaaaattagaacgggGCCTCTGTGTTGACTGGGccggccctatatatatatatatatatatatatatatatatatatatatatatatatatatatatatatatatatatatatatatatatatatatatatatatatatatatatatatatatatattgtttgttaTAGATTAAGAgatcatataaaaaaattagtacagtaaataacacaaaaaaaaagaaaaaataaagataaGTGAATCAAGTGTTGATGATCAAGAATGTCTATTTCTCTTGTGCGATCTCTCTCCCTCTCAAATTTCTTTTAATATGTctctatcaacaacaacaaataagaaAAGTGGGAAAGAATGTTTGAGAGAGCAATTATAGAACCAACAAAGAAGAAGATTTCGTTCATATGTACATTGTTGAATAAAACTGCCACTATGAAAACATCCACTCGTTTTTCCTTTAACTTGTCAATGTAGTAAGAAAGCGGTTCGCCTGCAAGATAATTGTTCCAAAATGAAAACGGTTTCTCCTTTAAATTCACAATGTAGTACGAAAATGGTTGCCCCAGTAAGATATCTATTCCAAAATGAAAACGGTTCACATCATTTCTCCTCTTTATATATAGATATAATTAAAGGGTAATTTTGGAAGAAAAATAGGTCTGCCCATTTTCTCCTATCCTCTTTATAGATAAGTATAGATAATTAAAGGGTAATTTTGGAAGAAAAATAGGTCAGCCCATTTTCTCCTATCCTCTTTATATATAGGTATAGATGTTATAGTTATTTGAAACGATTTAGAAATTTTTTGTATCTCTAAATATTTCATTACTCAATGACAGAGAGGTTATTATAAGTTGATAGGTAAATATTATAATTCGATAGTTTTGATTTATCACTGTTCAATCAAAAAGGAAGCATAATCGTTTTTAACTCACTCATATCTTAATTCCTATTCCATTTTATAACCACGAACTGGTGGATTTATTGCTTTTAAATAAGACGAATGCTTTATGAAATCATGATCCTACTTGGTGCTACAAAACCAACTGTGACTACCAATGCCCTGCGGCAGCACTTTCATCGAAGCCGAATTGAGACTAACCTTCATCCACTCTGCTTTTATATatctacgccaaatttggcttttagcagcacatctacgaaagcgcttttaggaaaaagcgctgctataggtttcgcgaaaaacaaaactaaaaaacaagggaaaaaagcgctgttataaagattaaaagcgctgctatagggtaagatatgaaagcgcttttaaaagcgctgtggtagcttatttaaaattaaattttttaaaacaatagtAACAACTGTTCGATCCACTGTGTcgacatttttatgattttagtGTAACTACAAATCTAAaggttattactattattttattattttaaaatataacaaaaaattactccctatttttttgtttcatattGAAACTCAATCCTCACGATATTCACCTCTCATTCAATTCTGACTTCTCTCACCTCTATCAAAACTCAAATCCTCATGTTTATGAGTTTATCCTTCTCTTCAACAAACCACACTTAGAttcttttatccaattttagggttAGGATTTCTCAATACCTTCTTTGCGAAACCTGACCTTCTCCGTGCACCAAGAGACCACCGTGTCTCCAAAACTCTACAGCTACCAGGATTATTGAGCTTGAATCCTCTTTGGAGATAGATAAAAGAAAAAGTCTCAAAAGGAGGTTACCACTGTTGCGGCGAAGATGAAGTCCCGTGCTGATGAGGTTTTGGGATCCCTTCTTCATTTTCACTGTAATTCAACCACGCCTCTGATTCACCCTCCTTCCTCCTTGCGATGGATTCCGTATCGAAAGCCAGAGAACTCTGTATGTatcctctctctttctcttcattCGTTATCAACCCTCTTTCTATTCGATTTTAGGGTTTCTACTACGAgcaatttgattttttattaacttttttcTGTGCCCTAAATTTTGATTTCGCATCTTTAGGTACCCGTATGTAACTGAATCTTGTGTCGTTGCTATCAAATTCAAAGATGGGATTCTTATGGCTGCTGATATGGGAGGTTTGTTTGATGCTAAATCTCTCTTAACTTCACCTGAAAATTTCTTTTTTAGGGTTTTACTTTTAGGGGTTTTCTTCTGATTTGTTTAAAACAGCATCTTTGCGAAGTTTGTTGAAAGGTTTAAGTATTTGTGTTACTCTGTATGTGCTATCAATGGTGTTTGATGGATGGAATGACCTAATGGTGTAGGTTCTTATGGATCTACTTTGCGTTACAAGATTGTTGAGCGTTTGAAGCCTATTGGAAAGCACTTCCTTCTTAGTGCTAGTGGGGAAATAAGTGACTTTAAGAGATTATGCGCTACCTTGATGAACTCATGTGAGTAATTTGGTTCAAGTAAAATATTAAACGATTGTCTCAAATAAGAGAAACAGAGAAGGGTGTGATTAGTTAATTGTTCTGCAATTAGTTTCATTTTATTTGGTTGGCTGATTTAGCTACTTCTTTTTAAACTCCGTAAAAGACTCCATCTGTATATTGTGaccttgaatttgatattttcaaagTACTACTACTTTCCTGTATAACTGTTGCTTTTGACTGCTGCAGCCTTAATGACAACATTTGTGTGACTGCTGTTGCTATAGGGGTATGCCTTGATTGTCTTGCCATTTGTGTATGATTTTTGTTTGTTGAGTTACCTGTATGTATGATTTTGTTTGTTGTGTTTGTGTATCTTATTCAGTTTAACAAGATTGGCATTAATTACGAGGACAACCATGTGGCAAAAAAGCATGCTCAAATTCATATGGCACTAGAACTGCTTCTGAActtgaatttttatttgaaaaatgtaTGTTGCACTGCCATTTTCTCTGAGAAGCATGCATGATTGTggtatattgttttttattaaccACTAATGTTTAATAAGGTATAATTTAGACTCTaaatatgcaaataattatacattcATTGTCTTGAATGGACTTGTTACTATATTGACTTGTTGAATAAAAGAAGCATCCAGCAAACAAATGATTTTTTCTATGATGAGATTTATAAGTATTATTTTGATTTCCCCTGCTATTTCTTGGTCCCTGTATGCCTAAATCAGTGTAGAATCCACGCTTGTTCCAGCcaacaaaataataattcttTTAACATAATTTATGATCTTACTCTAAATTGAACTAATTGGAAATTTATATTATAGATGACAAATAAGTTGCAAAAAAAAAGTGAACATTTTGATTAATCCTGACTCTTCTTTCTACTTTGTGCAGATTCAAAATGTTAATACAAGGCGATGCTTAAGTGAGCTTCCCTCATTTTTGTCTCCAATATTTGAAAGAATATCATCATGCCCAACTTTCAAGAATGTTGACTCTGATAGCATAGTTTTGGAACAACTTAAGGTATGATAACTCACTACTAAACTAAATCTCAATGAATTTTAATCTAGTGATAAAAAGTTTGTCTTATTTGTTCATTTGtgagttattattattttactctAACGCATGTGTTGAGTTGTTATCACTGTCTCTTTATGTTTGAGGTGAGTTCTAATTTTAAGCCAACTAACCTcaaaatttgatatatatatatatatatatatatatatatatatatatatatatatatatatatatatatatatatatatatatatatatatatatatatatatatacactaacaCACTTTCTAAACACTTAATTGTATTATTGGTTGAAATTTATATGAATTCAACTATGCCAAGACTCGTTATTAAAGAGACGAGACTATTAGCTGAATTTTATGTGAATTGTACTATATTAGTATGGTTGTGAAAATGATGTTTGTATTGGAGGAGAATTGGAGGAGAATGAATTTGAAGAAAGTGGCTAAGGTAAAATGTTAACATACATAAGACTCATAGCACATTGGTCTATGAAGAATCATctcttatttatactaaaaaaaaaagCTTATATGATTGTTGAGAAATGGATTCTGAAAGCATAATAATGTTGCCACGTGTCAATTTTGTGTTGATTAAAAGTAATAAGGATGTGAGGTGTCAAGGATACGATTGGAGGCTTTTAAAAGCACTTTTGGTTTTTGAGGTTTAGCAAATTTTGGTTTATACGCCattatttttctttgtatttaTTAGAATGTTCACTTTTGTTATGGTCCCTCTTGTAATACATTCTTGGTTGGTTTTCTCTTCCTATACTTCAATACAATATACATTTTCTATTATTGTCTCCCCCATATATTCCTATATCCGTGAATCTTATGTTTACAGAAAATTCCAAATCACTTCATGAGGTATAATGTATCTAAAAAATCTAAGGTACTTGTTTCTGCCAAGCTTCTATAATTATCACAATCTTCATCGGTAGTTAATGGACCAGGTTTTCTTTGTAGACTTTTAGTGTAAAGTTATTGATTCTTTTTTGTcactaatttataattttattttatgttggtAGTTGGCCAACTTTTAGATGTTTGGTGAAAAGTATATATACAACCATCAGAAATGAACACGAACACGGCATGTTCGGGGCTGGTGTCGTAATGACATTTTTTAGAGATGAGTACTTTGAATGTAGTAGCTAACTTGCTTAGGTTGATTTGAATCTGCTCCTTGAGTGGTATATATTTTACTCTGTATGCCTCCATGAGTGATCCGAACTGTCATGCTTTGTTGGCTTCGGGACTGACTTGTGTATGAACGTATGTGTGCAGAGTTGAGGATGTTTTTGTGAATAGCTCAGTTTGAGGAGTTGTTACAAGTTGGAATGAGTTGGTTAAATCAGTTTTTTTTTGTGCAGGTGGTTTTTCCTAGGAAAGAGATGGTTTGTCCGCGTGCAGGTTCGTAATTACAAGGCTTCGGCGATACTGATTGCGTGTGGTCATGAATTGTATGCGTGTTGCAGCATTACACAGATGATACTTCAAGCTTGGTTTCTTATCCTTGAAAAGAGAATCATGTAGCTTTTTTGTATCATCATTCATGGCACAGTAATAGATTAATGGCTGTGTTGTGTTACATGGAAATGAATTACACAATTTTGTGTTAATGGCTGTGTTATGATTCATGATGTTATCatatattcataatttttttttattttttattttacttttattattcTATCCTTTCTCTCAATAGGAGTATCAgtgtattattttaaaattctgTGATGACACGAAAACACTTTGGTGTAGCTTAGGTTAGGTTCTGGAAAAAGATAAGGAAAAAAcgtaaaagataaaaaataaaaaagaaagcataaaacataaaaaaaaagtgcaacctacgaaagcgcttctggaaaaagcgctgctataggggggctacgagagcgcttttttggATAAAAGAACTGCTATAGGGGTGGCTACGAGAGcgtttttttggaaaaagcgctgctataggggagacaacgagagcgcttttctggaaaaagcgctgctataggggacactacgagagcgcttttctagaaaaagcgctgctatagggggggctacgagagcgcttttggagtttcaaaagcgctgtcgttacctacggcagcgctagctttgacagcgcttttaagcgctctaaaAGACCAAAATAAGCGCTGTCGTAGGTCTTTTATGGCATAGTAACACAGTTGTCAATTTATTATTACAACACAATATAATAAAACCAAGTACAGTGTAGAGTATTATGACTCTACATCATATGAtgctattttattatattttatctatGATGTAACCCATTTTAACACATCTTGTTGCTACTTTCCATTACTTGCTCAACTCACCTTTAAACTGCTACATGTTTCATTGTCCTTCAGGATTAAAAGCAAAAACACAATTTCTATTATATTGTTATACAACACAAAAAGGGATGCAAGTGCTACACAATCTTTGAATTAATATGAATTATATTATAAAGCTTAAAATTTTATGATAGTAATATTATAAtagtaatattataataaatatgattttcatttgaagatattttttaataaaaataaaatatctttataaaataataataataatttgttagtttaaaaaatcataaattttaaacAATTGAGTAAAATTGTTagataaatattgaataataacgataacatgaaattattgatcaaaatattgaataataacgataacatgaaattattgatcaaaatattaaaaaataatgaaaatatgaaattaatgattaaaatattgaataataacataaacatgaaattgctgatgaaaatattgaatattaacgagaaaatgaagttactgatcaaaatattaaatattaacgagaacatgaagttactgatcaaaatattgaatattaacgggaacatgaattactgatcagAATATTGAATATTCACGaaaacataaagttactgataaaatgttgcatattaacgggaacatgaagttactgatcaaaatattgaatattaacgggggAATATGAAAtcactaatcaaaatattaaatattcatataaacatgaaattactgatcaagatattgaatattaaaggacacatgaagttactgatcaaaatattttcacATTAATTATGCATTCAATTAACAATGGTGACATTAAAGCATACCACACTATGTAATACTacacttatttatttaattaatataataataagtaaTTTCTATTGTATAACTATCATTCAATACATTCTATTAAAGAACAAAGATTCACACAATTGATGATTCTTTGTTTTTGAATAGATTTTGTGAATGTGTTGTGTagttttttgtttaatatataaattaaagaaCAAAGATTCACACCACTGATGATTAAAGCATGAGGCAAAATAAACGTGCGTACCATATTTGTATCTGAGCGGACACACGAGTACACTAATACTTATGCGAACGCACGAGTAACAATTCAGTACTGTGCGAACTCACGGAGTATTAcattttttgtacaattaaagaaaataaaaataatgtatgaatccaAATGCGAGAAAAATGAgtagtttttaaattattttgaaatcatttttaatttattatacaatatttttaacagaatatttgaaaaataattttgataaaacaattttattttttataaatatttttttcttttaaaaataatcaacTCTTTTGATAAAATAAAGTTATTTGAAAAAAGTGTGCGTATCACGTTAGTACCCGTGTGAATGCACGGGCAACACACTAGTACTGTATGAAAGCAAGTGAAACACACCAGTACCGTGTGAACACACGGTTAACACACCAGTACCGTATGAACGCACGTGTAACACACCCGTACCGTGTGAATTCACGGATAATCATACCAGTATCCGTTCAAACGTACGGGTTTTAACATTTTGGAAAAATTTTTAGTCCTGTAACTTTAggtcggggttcattttggtttCTCAATTTAAAAAAAGATTATTTTAGTCCTTTAACATTTTAAAACGTGTCACGTTAATCCTTTCCGTCCAAATTTCATTAATGACGTCAATTATTTGCTGACATGTAACCTTAGCAACAAAAAAAACAGACGTTATATGTTTTTCCTGAATTTCAATT
The Vicia villosa cultivar HV-30 ecotype Madison, WI linkage group LG6, Vvil1.0, whole genome shotgun sequence genome window above contains:
- the LOC131611924 gene encoding uncharacterized protein LOC131611924 — translated: MRYLDELILNDNICVTAVAIGFNKIGINYEDNHVAKKHAQIHMALELLLNLNFYLKNIQNVNTRRCLSELPSFLSPIFERISSCPTFKNVDSDSIVLEQLKVVFPRKEMVCPRAGS